A genomic window from Halodesulfovibrio sp. includes:
- a CDS encoding type II secretion system protein N, protein MKKDTIMLWSSVLGAALLLVSALIALRMPEQNIHRQNIQNVSTKPARSLASYSGIVKRNPFALMSPNKKKAIANLPRVSKLYRLVGTIASQDATGGMAIIEKKGGMQGVFSKGDIAFGARLVEIRDKAVVLRRNNTLEVLAMDPEALAAQAGKSKKAAGAVANTARLSGSINKAAIMKVLGSPDSLAREIVLLPGKRKGLSGVFIKNINPSGLLEKSGLKKGDLLLTANGKPFSMRGGVANLRSMLNRQKVTITLLRGTAKRTLELAIY, encoded by the coding sequence ATGAAAAAAGATACAATTATGCTTTGGAGCAGTGTGCTAGGCGCGGCGTTACTATTGGTAAGTGCGCTTATTGCATTGCGGATGCCGGAGCAGAACATTCACAGACAAAACATCCAGAACGTTTCTACAAAGCCTGCCAGAAGCTTGGCGTCATATTCCGGTATCGTAAAACGTAACCCGTTTGCGTTGATGTCGCCCAATAAAAAAAAGGCAATAGCTAACTTACCCCGCGTATCAAAACTATATAGGTTAGTGGGCACTATTGCTTCGCAAGATGCGACTGGCGGAATGGCAATCATAGAAAAGAAAGGCGGTATGCAAGGCGTGTTTTCAAAAGGGGATATAGCCTTTGGTGCTCGCCTTGTAGAGATTCGTGATAAAGCGGTTGTCTTGCGTCGAAATAACACATTGGAAGTTCTTGCAATGGATCCGGAAGCTCTGGCTGCACAAGCTGGAAAAAGTAAAAAAGCGGCAGGTGCGGTCGCTAATACTGCGCGTTTGTCCGGTTCCATCAATAAAGCTGCAATCATGAAAGTGCTTGGCAGTCCTGATTCCTTAGCACGAGAGATAGTGCTGCTCCCCGGTAAGCGAAAAGGGCTTTCGGGTGTTTTCATTAAGAATATTAACCCAAGTGGATTGTTAGAGAAATCAGGGCTAAAAAAAGGAGACTTGCTGCTTACAGCTAACGGCAAGCCTTTTTCTATGCGGGGCGGTGTAGCCAATTTGCGCTCTATGCTGAATAGACAGAAGGTAACTATCACGCTGCTTCGCGGAACTGCCAAAAGAACGCTTGAGCTTGCAATATACTAG
- a CDS encoding glycosyltransferase, whose protein sequence is MSALNTITAPNSPIIICIGGMHRNGTSTVTKALSTLGVALGDSLMPADSGNPTGYWEHTEAVAINEAVLQWLQIQWDSPLIASKTTTALPESLRKRGIDFIQQQTSSVPFAFKDPRTSRLLPFWQTVIQEHKERIDARYVITLRNPLDSARSLARRNGIPVIKGLALWIEHMLSMAATVDWNNTIVVEYETLLQHPHNTLYKLHDDLVALNVLQHSATNTAQETNIEDGIEDFVTNFLDVKKCLSISERSELEEYSAQLPLLLPLYDALQHATREPVSAVTQSWFATCWESYGLGSILSNTFSEASACEAKSALACEAERNSSCCLSTKSFCLQLYYDSGSGFNEHEKLHQMVPHGAVKTTFELPQKQVTRIRLDTGDTPCVCHLDYAAERNDTTSTQIFPKRHSALSEQDSVFLFQEDPQIEFTLTPDATAVDITLEYIELPATGAGTNHYNALIAQLLQAVAPQKQKTHAVEKKAHQLTTQIDELSVENKQHRATIANLTMQLEESQAIHERNAAHLAQKYEGKLKALQQHISKIEKDLTEQATYTAHQRSYLENATQSAVGLRGTVQQIRHENESLRFALDEIRNSITWRTARFFLQPIEHMGWFKKLHNVLKSPKRTNNTVDIALPHTAPVIPERMEHPLCIVIPVYNGVTALENCFNSLMSSYPAPEKNVQFLIINDASPDPAVENLFAMHAFCARPDVTITANRKNLGFTGTANRGITMAEKQDVVLLNSDTEIWARSFHVLQHTAYRNSQIASVTPFTNRGSIASLLNWPDGSDTIFQVPVRDLTAIVEQTAIATPVQSVPTGVGFCMYIKRSALNKVGMLDEKTFGKGYGEENDWSQRAIKKGFHHVICTETYVHHAETQSFTSEEKKQALTNNLAKLNKKHRGYSAQVERYIHSNALDTERNVLLWNILGRSKHYAQRKTILHVLHKSPMNHLGGTELHVRTLTATQLEHGNIEALWLTPDVDGLRLNLIVPPFESVFSMPIPKQLIDYMLPSILQRADLVHIHHLEGFTESTMAALTDWTDCPKVFTVHDFNCVCPSWNLLRDGEYCASQSIAECTGCEHEHGMFAHRVQYARLFTTCETVITPSDSTAQIIQRIFKDEVQNLSEKLTTHSHMLPIPVSEPKESRSESPRVVFLGGLTEAKGSKLVLKSFEQLSSLGFVCEVWGESNFTLPNGVILRRYFSREELHAMSQQYPADIVCIPSIWPETFCYTAYEALCILKAPIICGPHGNPADIVKAHNVGAVMNNCTSSELTEKITYVTNNHAEYQQAVNSFIPEMLTKNYAQQYCNVFTQLFS, encoded by the coding sequence ATGTCTGCGTTAAATACAATCACAGCCCCTAACTCCCCAATCATCATATGTATTGGCGGGATGCATAGAAACGGAACAAGCACAGTTACCAAGGCTCTTTCTACACTTGGGGTTGCGCTTGGAGACTCACTTATGCCTGCGGACTCCGGCAACCCGACCGGATATTGGGAGCACACAGAAGCTGTTGCCATCAATGAAGCAGTCTTGCAGTGGTTGCAGATACAATGGGATTCTCCGCTTATTGCTTCAAAAACAACAACTGCACTTCCAGAATCATTGCGTAAACGCGGCATTGATTTCATACAGCAACAGACGTCTTCTGTACCTTTTGCATTTAAAGACCCGCGTACTTCGCGACTGCTTCCTTTTTGGCAAACCGTAATACAAGAGCACAAAGAACGGATTGACGCACGCTATGTGATTACCTTGCGCAATCCACTAGATTCTGCACGATCTTTGGCACGAAGAAACGGTATTCCAGTTATTAAAGGGCTGGCGTTATGGATTGAGCATATGCTCAGCATGGCTGCAACAGTAGATTGGAACAACACCATTGTTGTAGAATATGAAACGTTATTGCAGCATCCTCACAACACACTGTACAAGTTACACGATGACCTTGTTGCCTTGAACGTATTGCAACATAGCGCAACAAATACAGCTCAAGAAACAAATATCGAAGATGGGATTGAGGACTTCGTCACAAATTTTCTGGATGTAAAGAAATGCCTTTCCATTTCAGAACGCTCAGAACTTGAAGAATATTCTGCGCAGCTACCGCTGCTTCTTCCTTTGTATGACGCCTTGCAGCATGCAACGAGAGAACCTGTATCAGCTGTTACGCAAAGCTGGTTTGCAACCTGCTGGGAGTCCTATGGGTTAGGTAGCATTCTTTCGAACACATTCTCTGAGGCATCAGCATGTGAGGCTAAAAGCGCTCTTGCCTGCGAAGCTGAAAGGAACTCTTCATGCTGTTTATCAACAAAATCCTTCTGTCTGCAATTGTACTATGACAGCGGCTCTGGATTTAATGAACACGAAAAGCTGCATCAGATGGTGCCGCACGGCGCTGTAAAAACGACGTTTGAACTTCCGCAAAAACAAGTCACCCGTATTCGTCTAGATACCGGTGATACGCCGTGTGTTTGTCATCTCGACTATGCAGCAGAGCGCAATGACACCACATCAACACAAATTTTTCCCAAAAGGCACAGCGCGTTATCTGAACAAGATTCAGTGTTTTTATTTCAAGAAGACCCTCAGATAGAGTTCACACTCACCCCTGACGCCACCGCTGTAGACATTACCCTTGAATACATTGAGCTACCTGCTACAGGTGCTGGTACAAACCACTATAACGCGCTCATCGCGCAACTTCTGCAAGCAGTTGCGCCACAAAAACAAAAGACGCACGCAGTAGAAAAAAAAGCTCATCAACTCACAACACAGATTGACGAACTTTCTGTGGAAAACAAGCAGCACCGTGCCACCATAGCCAACCTGACAATGCAGCTTGAAGAGTCTCAGGCAATACACGAACGCAACGCAGCACATCTTGCCCAAAAATATGAAGGCAAGCTTAAGGCACTTCAGCAGCATATTTCAAAGATAGAAAAAGACCTTACAGAGCAGGCGACCTACACAGCGCATCAACGGTCATACTTGGAAAACGCGACACAATCCGCAGTTGGATTGCGTGGAACAGTGCAACAAATTCGACATGAAAATGAATCACTCCGGTTTGCACTGGATGAAATACGAAACAGTATTACATGGCGCACTGCACGCTTTTTTCTTCAACCAATTGAACATATGGGATGGTTCAAAAAGCTTCATAACGTTTTAAAATCACCCAAGCGAACCAACAATACGGTAGATATTGCATTGCCGCACACTGCCCCTGTGATTCCAGAACGAATGGAGCACCCGCTGTGTATTGTTATTCCGGTATACAACGGCGTTACGGCTCTTGAAAATTGTTTCAACAGCCTTATGAGCAGCTATCCAGCACCAGAAAAAAACGTGCAGTTTCTTATTATTAACGATGCTTCACCAGATCCGGCTGTTGAAAATCTATTCGCAATGCACGCCTTTTGTGCTCGTCCCGATGTCACTATCACTGCCAATAGAAAGAACCTCGGCTTTACAGGAACCGCGAACCGCGGGATCACGATGGCTGAAAAACAGGATGTTGTTCTGCTGAACTCAGATACTGAAATCTGGGCACGAAGCTTTCATGTCCTGCAACATACTGCCTATCGAAACAGCCAGATTGCTTCTGTTACTCCTTTTACCAACAGAGGCAGCATTGCCAGCCTGCTGAACTGGCCTGACGGTTCCGACACGATCTTCCAAGTGCCCGTACGTGATCTCACCGCCATTGTGGAACAGACAGCCATTGCGACTCCAGTTCAATCTGTGCCTACAGGTGTGGGCTTTTGCATGTACATAAAGCGCTCGGCACTGAATAAAGTCGGCATGCTGGATGAAAAAACATTCGGCAAAGGCTACGGGGAAGAAAATGACTGGTCACAGCGTGCCATAAAAAAAGGATTTCACCATGTAATTTGCACAGAAACGTATGTGCATCATGCTGAAACGCAATCCTTCACGTCTGAAGAAAAAAAACAGGCACTTACCAACAATCTCGCAAAGCTTAACAAGAAGCATCGTGGATATTCAGCACAGGTAGAGCGGTATATTCACAGTAACGCGCTGGATACAGAGCGCAATGTTCTTCTCTGGAATATTTTAGGACGCAGCAAACATTACGCACAACGTAAAACAATTTTGCACGTACTGCATAAGTCTCCCATGAATCATCTTGGAGGCACAGAGTTGCATGTGCGAACTCTGACAGCAACGCAGCTTGAGCACGGCAATATTGAAGCACTCTGGCTTACTCCAGACGTTGACGGACTACGCCTCAATCTCATTGTACCGCCGTTTGAATCAGTTTTTTCGATGCCGATACCAAAACAGCTTATCGACTACATGCTGCCATCAATTTTGCAGCGTGCTGACCTTGTGCATATACACCATTTGGAAGGATTTACAGAGAGTACAATGGCTGCTCTTACTGACTGGACAGATTGCCCCAAGGTCTTCACCGTGCACGATTTCAATTGTGTATGTCCTTCCTGGAACCTTCTGCGGGATGGAGAATACTGCGCAAGTCAATCAATAGCAGAGTGTACTGGCTGCGAGCATGAACACGGTATGTTCGCACACAGAGTGCAATACGCTCGATTGTTTACTACATGCGAAACAGTCATCACGCCGTCTGACTCCACTGCACAGATCATACAACGCATTTTTAAAGACGAAGTACAAAACCTTTCAGAAAAGCTGACAACGCACTCGCACATGCTGCCAATCCCTGTATCGGAACCCAAAGAGTCCCGCAGCGAATCGCCGCGAGTCGTTTTTCTCGGGGGACTTACAGAAGCCAAAGGAAGCAAGCTTGTTCTGAAATCCTTTGAGCAACTTTCATCGTTGGGATTTGTCTGTGAAGTTTGGGGAGAGTCCAACTTTACCCTACCGAACGGTGTCATCTTGCGGCGCTATTTTTCACGCGAAGAACTACACGCTATGTCTCAACAGTATCCGGCAGATATTGTATGTATTCCATCTATTTGGCCGGAAACATTCTGCTACACAGCATACGAAGCTTTATGCATTCTTAAGGCTCCTATTATTTGCGGCCCCCACGGAAATCCAGCTGACATAGTGAAAGCGCACAACGTAGGTGCAGTGATGAACAATTGCACGTCTTCTGAACTCACAGAAAAGATAACGTATGTTACAAATAATCACGCCGAGTACCAGCAAGCTGTGAACTCATTTATACCGGAAATGCTCACTAAAAATTATGCACAACAATACTGCAATGTTTTTACACAACTTTTTTCATAG
- a CDS encoding sulfotransferase — translation MSYGTESTPFFLVGCVRSGTTLLRDILRMHPRLEGAEESHFFRWSDPFATPRYTALYKNNGDLKESRRLDQITEEEFFSIFTSAQNRKELQDAYCKLYLAKQRNPSGRWFDKTPQNIYGLFLLKEAYPEATFVHIHRNPLNVAASLRKGVVMPSMTLTAAINYWNDSYIMMRDFSKLYPESVYTIPYLQLTTYPQQTLSGLLHHVHEDPDKLTIPEGYVYAERNAYTKSLLPSEQQYIQTACANGMHALGYV, via the coding sequence GTGTCCTACGGAACGGAGAGTACACCATTCTTTCTTGTTGGATGTGTGCGCTCAGGAACAACGCTTCTGCGGGATATTCTGCGAATGCACCCCCGTTTAGAGGGAGCAGAAGAATCACACTTTTTCAGATGGTCAGACCCGTTTGCAACGCCGCGGTACACAGCGCTGTACAAAAATAACGGTGATTTAAAAGAAAGCAGACGGTTAGATCAAATCACTGAAGAAGAATTTTTTTCTATCTTTACTTCTGCGCAAAATCGTAAAGAACTACAAGACGCCTATTGCAAGCTATACCTTGCAAAACAAAGGAATCCTTCGGGGCGCTGGTTCGATAAAACACCACAGAATATTTACGGATTATTCTTATTGAAAGAAGCATATCCAGAAGCGACGTTTGTTCATATTCACCGAAATCCGCTTAATGTTGCTGCGAGTTTGCGTAAAGGCGTGGTCATGCCCTCAATGACGCTGACAGCAGCAATAAATTACTGGAACGACAGCTACATAATGATGCGTGACTTTTCAAAGCTGTATCCGGAATCTGTTTATACGATCCCATATCTTCAGCTTACAACATATCCGCAGCAGACACTTTCCGGCTTGCTGCATCATGTTCATGAAGATCCTGACAAGCTCACCATTCCAGAAGGCTATGTATATGCGGAACGCAATGCATACACTAAATCCTTGTTACCAAGTGAACAGCAGTACATTCAAACCGCATGTGCCAACGGAATGCACGCGCTAGGATATGTATAG